The stretch of DNA GGAACTCACGGTGGTCCTGGTGATCTTTGCATCCCCGATCTGCTTGAGGCCTTCCTGTTGGCGCTGCGTTGCCAGGGCTTGCATCTCACCCCAGACGAACCCGGCGGCGATCGAGTCGAGGCCGTCCGTGCCGCCATCGGCACGTTGCAGGATCTCGTTGTTGGCCTGAACGAGATCGGTCACTGCGGCATTGGCTGTCTTTTCTGACGCCTCCGCATCGCCGAGCGGCGCCGGAGTTTGCGTGGGAATCGCCAACGGTGGGGCCGGTTTCGGGGTCGGCGTTGACGATTCACTCGCGCCGTCGGACGCGCCGCTCGCATTCCCCGAGTTGAGCGCACCCACGACTGCCAGCCCACTGGCGGCGACAACGACGGCAATGACTGACGCAGCGATCACGATCCGCTTCGTGCGCCGCGGCGGGCGAGAGCCGTCGTGCGGTGGTTGCGGTGCCTTCATGAGTGCTCCCGGTGTGCTGCTCGGCGTGAAATAGTGTCGGTGTGTTTGCCTTCTGCCGACTCGCGCCGGTCGAGGGCGCTGAGCGCTCGGCGCAGCCGGGTGCTGGAGGTGCTCACGGTGTACGGAAAGTAGACGACGTCGACTCCGACCCGCGCGAATTCCGTTTCCAGACGGATGCCTTTGGCGGTACCGCGCCAGTCGTCACCCTTGAAGAAAATGTCGAACTGCACGGTGCGCCAGGTGTCGAGCTTGTCGGGAACGACCTCGGCGATCGCCTCGTCGACGAAGTCGACATGCTGAACGATTTCGAGTCGTTCGGCGAGCGGCACGACGGGGTCCGTTCCCTTCACCAGGCGCAGCATCTCGTCGGAAACGACGCCGGCGATGAGGTAGTCGCACTCGCTGCGGGCGTGACGCAGCAGGTTGAGGTGGCCGACATGAAAGAGGTCGAACGCCCCTGCCGCATAACCGACTCGCACGTCGGAGCCTCTTGGGGCGACCATCAGTAGGCCCCGTCCGGGTGGATGACGGTTTTGACCGTACGCCAGATGATCATGAGGTCCCCGGCCAGCGACCAGTTTTCGACGTAGTAGAGGTCGAGCCGAACGCTGTCTTCCCAGCTCAGGTTTGAGCGTCCGTTGACCTGCCACATTCCGGTCAGACCTGGTTTGATGTACAGGCGACGATGAACATGGGTTTCGTAGCCTTTCACCTCATCGGGCAAGGGCGGCCGTGGACCGACAACGCTCATGTCTCCGACGAAGATGTTCCAGAGCTGGGGGAGCTCGTCCAACGAATACTTGCGCAACACTCGTCCCACACGGGTGATGCGGGGATCATTGCGCAGTTTGAACAGCACCCCGGACGCTTCGTTCTGGTCGAGCAGGCCAGCGAGATCGTCTTCGGCAGTGGTCACCATCGAGCGGAACTTGACCATGCGGAATGTCCGTCCACCGCGCCCGCACCGTTCTTGCCGGAAGAGGATCGAGCCGGAGCTATCAAGTTTGATCAGGATGCCAATGACGAGCAGGAGTGGCATCAGGAGCACCAAGGCGCATCCCGTGGCCACGACGTCAAGAAGACGCTTCAGCACATGCTTGGCACCCTCGAAGCGGGGAATCTCGACGTGAATAAGAGGGAGGCCATCGACGGGGCGAAAGTGGATTCGTGGGCCGGCGACATCCGTCAACCTGCTGGACAGAACAAGGTCAGCCGAGGTGGATTCGAGTTCCCAACCGAGGTTGCGGATGAAGCTGCTGCCGCCTTGGGGCTGGCCGGCGACGATCACGGTGTCTACGCCGAGATTCGCGGCGGCCTCTGCCACGTGAGCGAAGTCGGCGACGATGGGAACGCAGTGGCTGCCGACGGTCACGTGGCCATCGCGACTGTCATCGAGTGCGGCACCGACGACGAAGTAGGCGGCCCCAGACTTGTTGTCGATTTGGGCGACGACGTATTCAACGTCTTCTCGGTTACCGACGACGATCGCGCGGGCCAAGTAGTGACCGAACAGCCGCTGATGAAGCAGCCACTTGCGCCAAAGCCAGCGGTCGAGCAGAAGTCCGAGCACACCGAGCGGAAGCGCAAGCAAAAAAAAGCCGCGAGCAATGTCGATTTGAAGGATCAGGAAGAGAATCGCGAGGGTGCCGAAGGTGAGCGCACTCGCGTTCATCACGGTTCGGTACTCGGCGGGGCCGACTCCGACAACACGGGAGTCGCGGGAGTGGAAAGCGCCGAGGGCGATGATCCACGCGATGATGATAATCGCGGAGATCGACCAGTAGTCGGGATGGAATGCGCCGAATGGAGCGCTGGGGTCTGAGACGCCAAAACGCACGAGGAATGCGCAACCCACCGCCGCAACAATGATGCTGATGTCGGTGATCTTCAATCGCGTGCGGTAGCGCCTCGCCCACGCCAAGCCCGACGATTGCGCGTCGACGGGAGGCAAGAACACAGCACGTGCATCGGTGGTGGCCGCCGGTGCGGGAATGAGCCGCAGATTCGGCGGCGACGGCGGCCTGAACGGCGCGCTGCGGGGAAGCCCCTGCTGGGGATCAGTCATGAGGAGATCACCGCCGCAGACGGAGCGTCAACGAAGGGTCTTTTTTGCATGAAGAGTCGACAAAGCTGTCGACACATCGAGGATGTGTTCACTGGCCATTCCCTGCAATTCGGGTTAACAGGTTATGTATCGGGTTGTGTCAGGCACACGGTCTAGGGGGCCGCGTGCCTCACGGTCATGAAGAACCTGAAAGAATCTCAGGTGTCCATGAGGTGACCCTACCCCGCATCGGGGGTCAGGCGCAGTACCCTAATTGGGGGGTATAGGTGCCGGGGGTCGTGATCGAGTCCCAGTGAACGCGCCCCGCACGAACCGAACTGCTGACAACAGCAACTTCACCGCCGGGGAAGGCGTCTGGAAGCGCTCAGGATGGGCCGTTCACGAGGGTCGAGCCGGATCGGGCCCTCGGTCGTTGCTGGGTGCAAAAAAGCCCCTCACGAGTAGAAGCCTCGTGAAGGGCAGTGGCTCCGACCGGCATCGATCCGGTGACCTTTCGATTTTCAGTCGAACGCTCTACCAACTGAGCTACAGAGCCAGAAAACTACTTCGAGAAGCCGCTTTCTAAGGCAAAAGCCCTTCCTCTCAGAAGGGCTTCTAGCCTTTGCGACCCTGACGGGACTTGAACCCGCGACCTCCGCCGTGACAGGGCGGCACGCTAACCAACTGCGCTACAGGGCCTCGATGTAGACGAGTCTACATTTAGTTTGTTGAACTTTTTACATGGTGCTTTTACTGCCTTTGAAGCCTACTACATTTTCTATACTGCGTATTCAATTGCGTGACCCCAACGGGATTCGAACCCGTGTTAACGCCGTGAAAGGGCGCCGTCCTAGGCCGCTAAACGATGGGGCCGAGAGGTCATAACGTGCATGACTTCCGACGCATAAGCATACGCAGAGATCAGTGGAATGCCCAAATCGTATTCACCGGGCGTGTCGCGGTGTCGGTGGGGCGCCGCCTGGCGGGATACCCGTGCCGGACGTGGATCTGACGACCCTCGGCAAATGGTCACGGCTTCTGACCGCGTGCAGGTTAGATTCGGCAGGGACCCCGGGTGCGTCAGGCCCGGAGTGTTGCTGTGTGCCCTGGCCCCAGCGGCAAAAAGGAGTTACGAGTGCCCGATCGGGGAGTTATGAAACGCACATTAGCCATGTTCGGCCGTGGAAGCACAGGTCGACGGGGAGTGCCGTCCACGCGTCGCCGCACAATGAAGCGCCTCGGCGGGGCGGTCGCGTCGATTTCCTTGACGCTGGCACTCGTCCTCTCGCTCAGCCTGGCCCCATCGGGTTCGGCCCAGGCGGCGACCTATCCCAGTTGGGACGATCTGCAGAACGCCAAAGCCAACACGGCCTCCGCACAGGCCCAGGTGTCTGCGATTCAGACCCTGTTGGTGAGTCTGAAAGCTGAAGTTGACCGTACCGCAGCGGAAGCCAATGCACGCGTCGCTGAACTGCAAGCCGCGCAGGACAAGTTCGATGAGGCAGCCCGCCGCGCAACGGACCTGAAGGATCAAGCGGATGCGAGTAAGCAAGAAGCAGAGACCGCGACCCGGCAGGCGGGGCAACTCGCGGCGCAGCTTTATCGCAGCGGCGGAACCGATCTCAGCGTCAACTTGATTCTGGATGAAGCGGGCTCTGGCAAGGGTGCCGACGAGCTTCTGGCCAAGCTGGGCAGCATGAGCAAGCTCGTCGAACGCAGCTCTGAAATCTACGCACAGGCGCAAACCGCCACCAACACGGCTCAGGCCCTCGGAGATCAGGCCCACGTCGCCCAGGCGGAGCGCGAGACCCTGAGGATTGCCGCCGAGGCCGCCATGGTCAAGGCTCAGGCGGCATCGGATGCCGCGGATGCCGCACTCACCGAGTCCCAGGCCAAGAGCGTTGAGCTCGATCAGCAACTCAAATTCATGCAAGACGCCCAAGCGACAACGACGGCCGATTACGAGGCCGGTGTCGTCGAGCGCGAACGTCTGCGCAAGGAAGCCGAAAACGCCGGCGGCGGCGGTGGCTCCGCCGGTCCAGGTCTCGGCGGTGGGTACATCAGCTCCCAGGGCTGGGCCGTGCCCGGGAGCGGTCGCATCACCGACGTCTTCGGACCCCGCCCGGTGATCTGCGGCAATGACGGATGCAGCGGTGGAACACATTACGGAACCGACATCGGCACCGGGTGCTACGCATCCATCTATGCCGCACACGACGGCACCGTCGAATATGCCGGCTGGTACGGCACCTACGGCAACTTCGTGCTGATCGACCACGGTGGCGGAGTCAAGACCGGCTACGCACACATCCGTGATGGTGGAATCTTCGTGAATGTTGGTCAACAGGTCTCGGTCGGGCAGAATATTGCTAGTTCGGGCACGACTGGCGCCTCCGACGGCTGCCATCTACACTTCGAAGTTCGCCTGTGGGGCGAACGCGTCAACGCGCAACCGTTCATGGCATCGATGGGAGCTCCCCTTGGCTAACAACAAGACCAGACCGCTGTCCCGGGTGAAACCAGCCACCCTCTTCGCGGCGGTCGCCGTTGGTGCGGTAGCCGCCACGTCGGGAATCGCGGCCCCGGCCGCCTACGCTGACACAAACTATCCGACCTGGGACGAGGTGCAAAAGGCCAAGCAGAACGAGGCCTCGAAGCGCGCTCAGATCGAGTCGATCTCCGGACTTCTGACGTCGTTGCAGGATGCCGCAGCTGCCAGCTCGAAGACGTCACAGAAAGCTGCGGAGGCCTACCGGGTCACACTCGACAAGCTTGACGCCGCAATCGCACGAGAAGCTGCGCTCAAGGCCGACGCGAAGGCTGCGCAGGCCTCTGCCGACACGTCGAAGATGCGCGCAGGGCTGATTGCGGCCCATTTGGCGCGGAGCGGAGCTCAAGACCTTTCGGTCAAGTTGTTCCTTGACGGCGGGTCGGCCGACGATCTGTTGCAGCAACTCGGCACGGCCAGCAAGCTCAGCGAGCAGTCCGCCACGATTTACGAGACCGCCGTGCGCGACAAGAACGCGGCCACTTCGCTCGGCGAGCAGGCCAAATCCGCTGCCGAGGAACGCACCAGGCTCGTTGCGGAGTCGAAGTTGACCTTCGACGCTGCCAGTGCGGCCGCGCAGAAGGCCAGCGCTGCCTATGACAACGAGCAGAAGAAGTCGAACGAGCTGTATGAACAGCTCGCCGTGCTCAAGGACTCCACGGCAGATGCCGAGCGGGCCTACCGCGAAGGTCAAGACGCCGAAGACAATTTCAATCCGCCCCCGGTCACTCCGCCTCCGCCGGGGACTCCGCCCGCGGGGACTCCGCCCACGGTCACCCCGCCCACCGTCAAACCACCCACGCCGGGCACACCGACACCGCCCTCCGGCGGCGGCAACGGCGGCGGCAACACCGGTGGCGGCGGTGGTGGAACCGTTGCGCCGCCGAATGCCAGCGCGGTCGACACCGCGATGGCGTTTGCTCGCGCGCAGATCGGCGATTGGTACCAACTGGGCGGCGCCGGCCCCAACGTGTGGGACTGCTCCGGTTTGACGCGGGCGGCCTATGGCGAAGCCGGGGTCTACATCGGCAGTCACTCGGCCACCAACCAATACCGAACCATGGCCAATGCGCAACGCCTAGTGCCATTCAGTCAAGCCCAGGTCGGCGATCTGGTGTTCTGGGGCGGCAACGGGGACTACTACCACGTGGCGCTCTACGTGGGTGGTGGCCAGATTCTCGAAGCCCCCGACGTGGGTAAACAGGTGCGCATTCACAGCATCTGGGGCTGGGACGACGTGGCACCCTACGTGGGTCGCCCGACCGGCTAAAGCCGAGCATCCGTGCTCACGCGCCGTCGTAGAGCGACGCGAGTTACCGCAAACGGCCCCATGGATCTGATCCATGGGGCCGTTTGCGGTATCTCGCCACGCACGGATGCGCCGGCGTGCCGTGCTCAGGCGGTTAGTGGCCTTCTTCGGCCAGCTTGGTGATGCCGTCGCGAATGATCTGGTCGGCCTCAGCGGCGTCGCCCCAGCCCTCGGTCTTGACCCACTTGCCGGGCTCGAGGTCTTTGTAGTGCTCGAAGAAGTGCTCGATCTCTTTGCGGGTGTATTCCGGAATCGAGTCGACGTCCTGAACGTGGTTCCAGCGCGGGTCACCGGCGGGAACCGCGATGACCTTGGCGTCTGAGCCACCGTCATCTGTCATGTTGAAGACGGCGACCGGCCGCACCTTGACTCCCACGCCGGGGAACAGCGGGTAGTCGAGCAGCACGAGCACGTCGACGGGGTCGCCGTCGAGGCCCAGGGTGTTCTCGAAGTAGCCGTAGTCGGTGGGGTAGACGAAGCTGGTGTACAGCACGCGGTCGAGGAACACACGCCCGGTCTTGTGGTCTACCTCGTACTTGTTGCGGCTGCCCCGCGGGATTTCAATGACTGCGTCGTATTCGGCCATGGCCAATTCTCCTTACGATTCAACTGTTTCAACGTCTGCGTGTTCGACGGCGGGAGACGCGGGGTGGTGAGACCGCGCGATGCCATCGAAGTCTGGGGATAACGTTACTGGATGCACTCTGAACGCCGTCCGCGGCTGACCCCAGCCATCGCCGACGTGCGTCGCGCTGTGCGTGAACTGTTGACCGATCGGCCGCAACAGGAGACTGCGGATGGCTTGGTGCTCGTCGGTCTTAGCGGGGGAGCGGATTCGCTGGCCCTCGCCGCGGCAACGGCCTTCGAGGCGCCGCGCCTGGGTCTGCGTGCGGGGGCCGTGATCGTCGACCATGCCCTGCAGGCCGGCTCCGCCGAGGTGGCCGCGCGGGCGGCCGAGCAGGCGCGCGCGCTGGGTCTGGCTCCCGTGCTGGTGAGTCGGGTGGATGTGGTGGCGGCTGGAGCCGGGAACGGACCAGAGGCTGCCGCACGCACGGCCCGGTACGCGGCCCTCGAGGCCGCCCGCGCTGAGACGGGAGCAACCCACGTGCTCCTGGGCCACACGCTTGATGACCAGGCCGAATCGGTGTTGCTCGGGCTGGCCCGCGGGTCGGGGGCCACGAGTCTGCACGGCATGGCCCCGGTCACCGGGATGCTGCTGCGCCCGCTGCTCGGAATCCGGCGGGAGACGACCCGTCAATTCTGTGAGGACGCCGGTGTGACCCCGTGGGATGACCCGCACAATTTCGATCAGCGGTTCGCCCGAGTGCGAGTGCGCACGAGCGTGCTACCGACGCTGGAAGGGGAGATCGGGCCGGGCATCGCCGAGGCGCTCGCCCGCACCGCCGAACAACTGCGTGAGGATGCGTCAGCGCTCGACGCGATGGTTCTCGAGATGATTGAGGAGATCTGCGAACCAGCCGAGGCCGGCATCGCGGTGTCGGTGCGCAGCCTGGCCGCGAATCCGCCGGCGCTGCGCCAACGGATCGTGCGCTACGTGGT from Leifsonia psychrotolerans encodes:
- a CDS encoding adenylyltransferase/cytidyltransferase family protein: MRVGYAAGAFDLFHVGHLNLLRHARSECDYLIAGVVSDEMLRLVKGTDPVVPLAERLEIVQHVDFVDEAIAEVVPDKLDTWRTVQFDIFFKGDDWRGTAKGIRLETEFARVGVDVVYFPYTVSTSSTRLRRALSALDRRESAEGKHTDTISRRAAHREHS
- a CDS encoding sugar transferase, whose amino-acid sequence is MTDPQQGLPRSAPFRPPSPPNLRLIPAPAATTDARAVFLPPVDAQSSGLAWARRYRTRLKITDISIIVAAVGCAFLVRFGVSDPSAPFGAFHPDYWSISAIIIIAWIIALGAFHSRDSRVVGVGPAEYRTVMNASALTFGTLAILFLILQIDIARGFFLLALPLGVLGLLLDRWLWRKWLLHQRLFGHYLARAIVVGNREDVEYVVAQIDNKSGAAYFVVGAALDDSRDGHVTVGSHCVPIVADFAHVAEAAANLGVDTVIVAGQPQGGSSFIRNLGWELESTSADLVLSSRLTDVAGPRIHFRPVDGLPLIHVEIPRFEGAKHVLKRLLDVVATGCALVLLMPLLLVIGILIKLDSSGSILFRQERCGRGGRTFRMVKFRSMVTTAEDDLAGLLDQNEASGVLFKLRNDPRITRVGRVLRKYSLDELPQLWNIFVGDMSVVGPRPPLPDEVKGYETHVHRRLYIKPGLTGMWQVNGRSNLSWEDSVRLDLYYVENWSLAGDLMIIWRTVKTVIHPDGAY
- a CDS encoding M23 family metallopeptidase, whose protein sequence is MKRTLAMFGRGSTGRRGVPSTRRRTMKRLGGAVASISLTLALVLSLSLAPSGSAQAATYPSWDDLQNAKANTASAQAQVSAIQTLLVSLKAEVDRTAAEANARVAELQAAQDKFDEAARRATDLKDQADASKQEAETATRQAGQLAAQLYRSGGTDLSVNLILDEAGSGKGADELLAKLGSMSKLVERSSEIYAQAQTATNTAQALGDQAHVAQAERETLRIAAEAAMVKAQAASDAADAALTESQAKSVELDQQLKFMQDAQATTTADYEAGVVERERLRKEAENAGGGGGSAGPGLGGGYISSQGWAVPGSGRITDVFGPRPVICGNDGCSGGTHYGTDIGTGCYASIYAAHDGTVEYAGWYGTYGNFVLIDHGGGVKTGYAHIRDGGIFVNVGQQVSVGQNIASSGTTGASDGCHLHFEVRLWGERVNAQPFMASMGAPLG
- a CDS encoding NlpC/P60 family protein yields the protein MANNKTRPLSRVKPATLFAAVAVGAVAATSGIAAPAAYADTNYPTWDEVQKAKQNEASKRAQIESISGLLTSLQDAAAASSKTSQKAAEAYRVTLDKLDAAIAREAALKADAKAAQASADTSKMRAGLIAAHLARSGAQDLSVKLFLDGGSADDLLQQLGTASKLSEQSATIYETAVRDKNAATSLGEQAKSAAEERTRLVAESKLTFDAASAAAQKASAAYDNEQKKSNELYEQLAVLKDSTADAERAYREGQDAEDNFNPPPVTPPPPGTPPAGTPPTVTPPTVKPPTPGTPTPPSGGGNGGGNTGGGGGGTVAPPNASAVDTAMAFARAQIGDWYQLGGAGPNVWDCSGLTRAAYGEAGVYIGSHSATNQYRTMANAQRLVPFSQAQVGDLVFWGGNGDYYHVALYVGGGQILEAPDVGKQVRIHSIWGWDDVAPYVGRPTG
- a CDS encoding inorganic diphosphatase; amino-acid sequence: MAEYDAVIEIPRGSRNKYEVDHKTGRVFLDRVLYTSFVYPTDYGYFENTLGLDGDPVDVLVLLDYPLFPGVGVKVRPVAVFNMTDDGGSDAKVIAVPAGDPRWNHVQDVDSIPEYTRKEIEHFFEHYKDLEPGKWVKTEGWGDAAEADQIIRDGITKLAEEGH
- the tilS gene encoding tRNA lysidine(34) synthetase TilS, producing the protein MHSERRPRLTPAIADVRRAVRELLTDRPQQETADGLVLVGLSGGADSLALAAATAFEAPRLGLRAGAVIVDHALQAGSAEVAARAAEQARALGLAPVLVSRVDVVAAGAGNGPEAAARTARYAALEAARAETGATHVLLGHTLDDQAESVLLGLARGSGATSLHGMAPVTGMLLRPLLGIRRETTRQFCEDAGVTPWDDPHNFDQRFARVRVRTSVLPTLEGEIGPGIAEALARTAEQLREDASALDAMVLEMIEEICEPAEAGIAVSVRSLAANPPALRQRIVRYVVESEFGVSLARVHTLAVLRLVTDWHGQGTLDLPGVRVERQDGMLVFSAPGTSPSKGPLPSHGTSRH